A DNA window from Ralstonia solanacearum K60 contains the following coding sequences:
- a CDS encoding type VI secretion system Vgr family protein translates to MNADVNPTEIRRAAIHALDQSKRPVRLDWGRRQSTLANVLVPQYIDITEGLCTGIEGTVTCLSTRPDLPPETFLGRPVSLQLVTDRGKLHPINGIVTHARMGHSDGALTCLQLTVRDALTILEQRTNNRIFRRMSLPDILETLIREWRGRSPTLARAFDFELLIDHARYPARQQIRQAGESDAAFIRRLCRFAGLFWFIRAGKRDGTDSDTPVHTLVFCDNPMLLPQSPAGTQSLTGTVPYHHGAAVKDSDSITLLAAARSLVPGGVRRASGDYKTGKMDVAEFDTIIDQGEAGNGLATLLTDWVIDPPHAGDSRDDHTRLAKARILAHEHRAECVHGASDVRNLPPGTWFTPSGHREIDNRKPEERQHIVVNLRHRAINNFPKALGEQAQALFAASRWQFDPLPLGEDGQSRYENTFVCVRRGVPLTPAFDPRIDFPPVEPFSAWVVAGQGESVHCDEYGRIKVRIPGLHPDDHAHAQGTGTSGTERDSAWVRWVTPWAGPNYGVDMLPRAGMEVLIGHLGGDPDKMIVLGTVHGGPNRPATFSGVGSLPGNKHITGIKTQEIDGTGFGQLRFDDTSGKVSSQLASTHAATELNLGYLTHPRTDGHAKDRGEGAELATRAAAVVRALRGLMLTTFAFSAGHQLDRDHLNTLLAEGLELFKALGDYAGQHGGAAADTAAQDQLASILKNWDPSGANGGAANDAQAILAFGAAAGSVNLTPKTHVTYAGQNIDQVAQQHLQLTSGQRFNAFAGQGMHLFARGQGIQAIANEGPLVLQAQADALMATAQKGIKFAANEQVVITGKTLRFVAEDGSSITIGDGGITLHTNGAFKALAGAHDWGGPAADSAARANFAKTPTDQRFRAHYTGDTEAPITYAANQPHDIRLPDGSRIKGKSDGGGLTDILKDNAMRIANINMFKLKL, encoded by the coding sequence ATGAATGCTGACGTGAATCCGACCGAAATCCGCCGCGCCGCTATCCACGCACTCGACCAGAGCAAACGCCCGGTCCGCCTGGATTGGGGACGCCGCCAGAGCACACTGGCGAATGTGCTGGTACCGCAGTACATCGACATCACCGAAGGGTTGTGTACGGGCATCGAAGGCACCGTAACGTGCTTGTCGACGCGCCCTGACCTGCCCCCGGAGACCTTCCTGGGCCGGCCCGTGTCGCTCCAACTGGTCACCGATCGGGGCAAGCTGCACCCGATCAATGGCATCGTGACCCACGCCCGCATGGGCCACTCGGACGGCGCCCTGACGTGCTTGCAACTGACGGTGCGCGATGCGCTGACCATCCTTGAGCAGCGCACCAACAACCGGATATTTCGGCGCATGAGCCTGCCGGACATCCTGGAAACGCTGATCCGCGAATGGCGCGGGCGCAGCCCCACCCTGGCGCGGGCTTTCGATTTCGAACTGCTGATCGACCACGCCCGATACCCGGCGCGCCAGCAGATCCGCCAGGCCGGCGAGTCGGACGCGGCATTCATCCGGCGCCTGTGCCGCTTCGCCGGCCTCTTCTGGTTCATCCGGGCCGGCAAGCGGGACGGCACCGATAGCGACACGCCCGTGCATACGCTGGTGTTCTGCGATAACCCGATGCTCCTGCCGCAATCACCCGCCGGCACACAATCGCTAACCGGCACGGTGCCCTATCACCACGGCGCCGCCGTCAAGGACAGCGATTCGATCACGCTGCTGGCGGCGGCGCGCTCGCTGGTGCCCGGCGGCGTGCGGCGCGCCAGCGGCGACTACAAGACCGGCAAGATGGACGTGGCTGAGTTCGACACGATCATCGACCAGGGCGAGGCCGGCAACGGCCTGGCGACACTGCTCACGGATTGGGTCATCGACCCGCCGCACGCGGGCGATTCGCGCGACGACCACACGCGGCTGGCCAAGGCCCGCATCCTGGCCCATGAGCACCGGGCCGAATGCGTGCACGGCGCCAGCGACGTGCGCAACCTGCCGCCCGGCACGTGGTTCACCCCGTCCGGCCACAGGGAGATAGACAACCGCAAGCCGGAAGAGCGCCAGCACATCGTCGTCAACCTGCGCCACCGCGCCATCAACAACTTCCCCAAGGCGCTCGGCGAGCAGGCGCAGGCCCTGTTCGCGGCCAGTCGCTGGCAATTCGACCCGCTGCCGCTCGGCGAGGATGGGCAGTCGCGCTACGAAAACACGTTTGTCTGCGTACGCCGGGGCGTGCCGCTCACGCCCGCTTTCGATCCGCGCATCGACTTCCCACCGGTCGAGCCGTTTTCCGCCTGGGTCGTCGCCGGGCAAGGCGAGTCGGTCCACTGCGACGAATACGGCCGCATCAAGGTCCGGATCCCCGGCCTGCACCCCGACGACCACGCGCACGCACAGGGCACCGGCACCAGCGGGACCGAGCGCGACAGCGCCTGGGTGCGGTGGGTTACCCCATGGGCCGGACCGAACTACGGCGTGGACATGCTGCCGCGCGCAGGCATGGAAGTGCTGATCGGCCATCTCGGCGGCGACCCGGACAAGATGATCGTTCTCGGAACCGTCCACGGTGGCCCCAACAGGCCGGCCACCTTCAGCGGCGTGGGTTCGCTGCCCGGCAACAAGCACATCACGGGGATCAAGACCCAGGAGATCGACGGCACCGGCTTCGGCCAACTGCGCTTTGACGACACGTCCGGCAAGGTCAGCAGCCAGCTTGCCAGCACGCACGCGGCCACCGAACTGAATCTCGGCTACCTGACCCACCCTCGCACGGACGGACACGCCAAGGACCGCGGCGAGGGGGCCGAACTCGCCACCCGCGCGGCTGCCGTGGTGCGGGCGCTCCGGGGCCTGATGCTGACGACCTTTGCCTTCAGCGCCGGCCACCAGCTCGACCGCGACCACCTGAACACACTGCTCGCCGAAGGCCTGGAGCTGTTCAAGGCCCTGGGCGACTACGCCGGCCAGCATGGCGGCGCCGCCGCCGACACCGCGGCGCAGGACCAGCTCGCGTCGATCCTCAAGAACTGGGACCCGTCCGGCGCCAACGGCGGCGCGGCGAACGATGCGCAGGCGATTCTCGCGTTTGGCGCGGCGGCAGGCTCGGTCAACCTCACGCCCAAGACCCACGTCACCTACGCGGGCCAGAACATCGACCAGGTCGCGCAACAACACCTGCAGCTCACCAGCGGTCAGCGCTTCAATGCGTTCGCCGGGCAAGGCATGCATCTGTTCGCGCGCGGGCAAGGCATTCAGGCCATTGCCAACGAGGGGCCGCTGGTGTTGCAGGCGCAGGCCGATGCGCTGATGGCGACTGCGCAGAAGGGCATCAAGTTTGCCGCCAATGAGCAGGTCGTCATCACCGGCAAGACGCTGCGCTTCGTCGCCGAAGACGGCAGCAGCATCACGATCGGCGACGGCGGCATCACGCTTCACACCAACGGGGCGTTCAAGGCGCTGGCCGGGGCGCACGATTGGGGCGGGCCTGCCGCAGACAGCGCGGCACGCGCCAATTTTGCGAAGACGCCGACAGACCAGCGCTTCCGCGCGCATTACACGGGGGATACGGAAGCACCGATCACCTATGCCGCCAACCAACCGCATGACATCCGGCTACCCGACGGCAGCCGGATCAAAGGCAAGAGCGACGGCGGTGGCCTGACGGACATCCTCAAGGACAACGCCATGCGCATTGCCAACATCAACATGTTCAAACTGAAACTTTGA
- a CDS encoding GGDEF domain-containing protein, with amino-acid sequence MPLILALSKCGVLAYGFAVVLGWATGLLHTLVLPVASLALLATIAAMAHHRRRTGAWERLALAHLLVQEAAVLVFGHQAGLHWVLPAFYLMPLATSPAWLTRRDFVIAMSLCAAGPMAALLISNEQASVVRHAWLGLALYLPICIATAAVIHRYLLRAMARHFAAEAQLADRANTDHLTGRLARQRFFELGAFAVERARHHGEPLCALYLDVDHFKSINDAWGHAAGDEALVALSDELAGVLRPHDLFGRLGGDEFAVLLPGCNLAAALAVVERLKTAVAAHRHPMGRLTVSVGAAPLRPKQELAHLLADADLALIEAKRRGRNRVCVSSGSVNDGRGVVGAFASVG; translated from the coding sequence GTGCCGCTGATCCTCGCGCTGAGCAAATGCGGCGTGCTGGCGTACGGGTTTGCCGTGGTGCTGGGCTGGGCCACCGGCCTGTTGCATACGCTCGTGCTGCCGGTGGCATCGCTTGCGCTGCTGGCGACGATTGCCGCCATGGCGCACCACCGCCGGCGTACCGGCGCGTGGGAGCGGCTCGCACTGGCGCATCTGCTGGTGCAGGAAGCCGCCGTGCTCGTGTTCGGTCACCAGGCCGGGCTGCATTGGGTGTTGCCGGCCTTCTATCTGATGCCGCTGGCGACCAGCCCGGCGTGGCTGACGCGCCGCGATTTCGTGATCGCCATGTCGCTGTGCGCAGCCGGGCCGATGGCGGCGCTGCTCATATCCAACGAACAAGCGTCCGTGGTCCGGCATGCGTGGCTGGGGCTCGCGCTGTATCTGCCGATCTGCATTGCCACCGCCGCGGTCATCCACCGTTATCTGCTGCGCGCGATGGCGCGCCACTTTGCCGCCGAAGCCCAACTGGCCGACCGCGCCAACACCGACCACCTGACCGGGCGCCTGGCACGCCAGCGCTTCTTCGAGCTCGGCGCCTTTGCAGTGGAACGCGCCCGGCATCACGGCGAGCCGCTGTGCGCGCTGTATCTCGATGTCGACCACTTCAAGTCCATCAACGACGCCTGGGGCCATGCGGCCGGCGACGAGGCGCTGGTAGCACTGTCCGACGAGCTGGCCGGCGTGCTGCGTCCGCACGACTTGTTCGGGCGACTGGGCGGCGACGAATTCGCCGTGCTGCTGCCGGGCTGCAATCTGGCGGCGGCCCTGGCCGTGGTCGAGCGGCTCAAGACCGCGGTGGCCGCGCACCGGCACCCCATGGGCCGGCTGACCGTCAGCGTGGGCGCCGCACCGTTGCGCCCGAAGCAGGAGCTCGCGCACCTGTTGGCCGATGCCGACCTGGCATTGATCGAAGCCAAGCGGCGGGGGCGCAATCGCGTCTGTGTATCGTCGGGCAGCGTGAACGACGGTCGTGGCGTGGTGGGAGCATTCGCTTCTGTCGGTTGA